One genomic window of Uloborus diversus isolate 005 unplaced genomic scaffold, Udiv.v.3.1 scaffold_683, whole genome shotgun sequence includes the following:
- the LOC129233747 gene encoding uncharacterized protein LOC129233747: MKDAHKEDQQFRDSKRCVCCNAFVPSKDILSHYDNVHDISVTTIELNFLNLDDFMKWKDDEEKKTRTSYVKARASKDLKSSTYSSFYCHRSGHFKSHSSGERCIKLLGSNKIDGHCPAKISLNQSKTTGQCVVKFTCTHIGHTNDIGRLKLSAVDKEFLSAKISAKVPFDTILDEIRDSVSPEGFQRLHLLTNKDLHNIKKSFGLFNDVVRHENDAVSVEYWLEHSRDEKNCTIYYKPQGTLCDDEPLLKPDDFILVIMNNVQKEMLRKFSGDCICVDSTHGTNPYGFQLSTVMVIDEMRQGFPRTFLISSKVDTTVLSIF, from the coding sequence ATGAAAGATGCTCATAAGGAGGACCAACAATTTAGAGATTCAAAACGATGTGTCTGTTGCAATGCATTTGTGCCATCAAAAGATATTCTTTCTCATTATGATAATGTGCATGACATTTCTGTGACTACGATCgagttaaattttttgaatttggatgACTTTATGAAGTGGAAGGATGATGAAGAGAAGAAGACCCGCACTTCATACGTAAAAGCCAGAGCTTCGAAAGATTTAAAGAGTTCTACCTATTCATCATTTTATTGCCATCGATCTGGACACTTTAAAAGTCACTCTTCCGGAGAACGATGCATCAAATTGCTAGGTTCAAACAAAATCGATGGCCATTGTCCGGCGAAAATTTCTCTAAATCAATCGAAGACGACTGGCCAGTGTGTTGTGAAATTCACCTGTACACACATTGGGCACACCAATGATATTGGAAGGCTTAAGCTTTCAGCTGTAGATAAAGAATTTTTATCAGCCAAGATATCGGCAAAAGTTCCATTTGACACCATTTTGGATGAAATTAGAGACTCTGTTTCACCAGAAGGATTTCAGCGCCTGCACTTATTGACCAACAAAGACTTGCACAACATTAAAAAGTCTTTCGGCCTTTTTAATGATGTCGTTCGACATGAAAATGACGCTGTTAGTGTCGAATATTGGCTAGAACATTCGAGGGATGAAAAGAATTGCACCATATATTACAAACCACAAGGTACTCTTTGTGATGACGAACCCCTGTTAAAACCTGATGACTTTATTTTAGTGATTATGAACAATGTACAGAAAGAAATGTTGAGGAAATTCTCCGGGGACTGCATTTGTGTTGATAGTACCCATGGCACAAATCCATATGGATTTCAACTATCTACAGTTATGGTAATTGATGAGATGCGACAAGGATTCCCACGTACTTTCCTTATCAGCAGCAAGGTGGACACAActgttctttctattttttaa